One Actinospica robiniae DSM 44927 genomic region harbors:
- a CDS encoding dienelactone hydrolase family protein, whose translation MSIERTLSYADGDTPLRGYLHVCHAAAGRLPGILLVHGGAGLDAHAREQAGRYADLGYAVLAADIFGPAVPGAGREQTVAAIKALRDDPDTLVRRATAGITALNEAPESAGCFAAVGFCFGGMTVLTLARAGADLAAVVSMHGSLATGRPAEPGAVRARVLACHGARDPHVPMADVAAFSEEMIKAEADWRLAMYGTAVHGFTHQHAVPGEIPGVDYDRTADEESFETASAFLSAATPGIG comes from the coding sequence ATGAGCATCGAGCGCACTCTCTCCTACGCCGACGGGGACACCCCGCTGCGCGGATATCTGCACGTGTGCCACGCGGCGGCCGGACGGCTCCCGGGCATCCTGCTGGTGCACGGCGGCGCCGGCCTCGACGCCCACGCCCGCGAGCAGGCCGGGCGCTACGCCGACCTGGGCTACGCCGTGCTGGCCGCCGACATCTTCGGGCCGGCCGTCCCCGGCGCCGGGCGCGAGCAGACGGTGGCCGCGATCAAGGCGCTGCGCGACGACCCGGACACCCTGGTCCGGCGCGCGACCGCCGGGATCACCGCCCTGAACGAGGCCCCGGAGTCGGCGGGCTGCTTCGCCGCGGTCGGGTTCTGCTTCGGCGGCATGACCGTGCTCACCCTAGCCCGCGCCGGAGCGGACCTCGCCGCCGTGGTCAGCATGCACGGCTCGCTCGCCACCGGCCGCCCGGCGGAGCCCGGAGCGGTACGTGCCCGGGTGCTGGCCTGCCACGGCGCCCGCGACCCGCACGTCCCGATGGCCGACGTCGCCGCGTTCTCCGAGGAGATGATCAAGGCCGAGGCGGACTGGCGGCTGGCGATGTACGGCACCGCGGTGCACGGCTTCACCCACCAGCACGCGGTGCCCGGCGAGATACCGGGCGTGGACTACGACCGCACGGCCGACGAGGAGTCCTTCGAAACGGCCAGCGCGTTCCTCTCGGCCGCCACGCCGGGCATCGGCTAG
- a CDS encoding DUF6893 family small protein, whose translation MKRLLFSMMAVGGLAAMVWREYPTLQRYLRIRGM comes from the coding sequence ATGAAGCGCCTGTTGTTCTCCATGATGGCCGTCGGCGGTCTCGCCGCGATGGTGTGGCGGGAGTACCCGACCCTCCAGCGCTATCTCAGGATCAGAGGCATGTGA
- a CDS encoding MFS transporter: protein MALANRRPHYTVTFTVLVVAVTAYSLLQSMIAPVLPTIQGHLHSSEAATTWLMTGYLLSASIATPILGRIGDLVGKEKMLVVTLIGLTVGSALAGVSHSIGLMIVARIVQGAGGAMLPLAFGIVRDEFPAAKVRGAVGVIAALTAVGGGLGLVLAGPIVSHLDYHWLFWFPMFATAAAAVGAFVFVPESPVRGKGGLSWLGGLLLSAWLVTLLLGVSDGSSWGWGSAGIIGLFAATAVLIPVWIYAELHSAHPLIDMKMMRIPAVWTANLVALLFGVVMYTCMTFLPQLLQTPSATAGYGFSADVTKSGLYLLPMTATVFVGGVLAGRLGERFGSKLVLFAGSALSVPPFVLLALAHDSSWQIYVGVSIIGLGIGLAFSGMSALVVESVSADQTGVASGMNANIRTIGGAIGSGIGASLLTSGVTAAHPLPADSGYTHVFWMLSGAAVLAALAAMMVPNAARLRVAGDRAPIGEASDVSEGVAA, encoded by the coding sequence ATGGCCTTGGCCAACCGACGTCCGCATTACACCGTGACCTTCACCGTGCTGGTGGTCGCGGTCACCGCCTACTCGCTGCTGCAGTCGATGATCGCGCCGGTGCTGCCCACCATCCAGGGCCACCTGCACAGCTCGGAGGCCGCCACCACCTGGCTGATGACCGGCTACCTGCTCTCCGCCTCCATCGCCACGCCCATCCTCGGGCGCATCGGCGACCTGGTCGGCAAGGAGAAGATGCTGGTCGTCACGCTGATCGGGCTGACCGTCGGGTCCGCGCTGGCGGGCGTGTCGCACAGCATCGGCCTGATGATCGTGGCCCGGATCGTGCAGGGCGCCGGCGGCGCGATGCTGCCGCTCGCCTTCGGCATCGTCCGGGACGAGTTCCCGGCCGCCAAGGTGCGCGGCGCGGTGGGCGTGATCGCGGCGCTGACCGCCGTGGGCGGCGGGCTCGGCCTCGTGCTGGCCGGCCCGATCGTGAGCCACCTCGACTACCACTGGCTGTTCTGGTTCCCGATGTTCGCCACCGCCGCCGCGGCCGTAGGGGCGTTCGTCTTCGTGCCCGAGTCCCCGGTGCGCGGCAAGGGCGGGCTGAGCTGGCTCGGCGGCCTGCTGCTCTCGGCCTGGTTGGTCACCCTGCTGCTCGGGGTGAGCGACGGCTCGTCCTGGGGCTGGGGCTCGGCCGGGATCATCGGCCTGTTCGCCGCCACCGCGGTGCTGATCCCGGTGTGGATCTACGCCGAGCTGCACTCGGCCCACCCGCTGATCGACATGAAGATGATGCGCATCCCCGCGGTGTGGACCGCGAACCTGGTCGCGCTGCTGTTCGGCGTGGTGATGTACACCTGCATGACCTTCCTGCCGCAGCTGCTGCAGACCCCGAGTGCCACGGCGGGCTACGGCTTCAGCGCCGACGTGACCAAGTCGGGCCTCTACCTGCTGCCGATGACCGCCACGGTGTTCGTCGGCGGCGTGCTGGCCGGCCGGCTCGGCGAGCGCTTCGGCTCGAAGCTCGTGCTGTTCGCCGGCAGCGCGCTGAGCGTGCCGCCGTTCGTCCTGCTGGCCCTGGCGCACGACAGCAGCTGGCAGATCTACGTGGGCGTCAGCATCATCGGCCTCGGCATCGGACTGGCCTTCTCCGGGATGTCGGCCCTGGTGGTCGAGTCGGTCTCGGCCGACCAGACCGGCGTGGCCTCGGGCATGAACGCCAACATCCGCACCATCGGCGGCGCGATCGGCAGCGGGATCGGAGCCAGCCTGCTGACCTCCGGCGTCACCGCCGCCCACCCGCTGCCCGCGGACTCCGGCTACACCCACGTCTTCTGGATGCTCTCCGGTGCGGCGGTGCTGGCCGCCCTGGCTGCCATGATGGTGCCCAACGCCGCACGCCTCCGCGTCGCCGGAGATCGTGCGCCGATCGGCGAGGCCAGTGACGTGAGCGAGGGAGTAGCGGCATGA
- a CDS encoding class II glutamine amidotransferase has protein sequence MCRWLAYSGSPMLLSHVLYTPMHSMIDQSLHAKMGAEPTNGDGFGIGWYDDAGPVPGVFRSTEPAWNDQNLREVSGHVTSRLFFAHLRAAIGSSVQQSNCHPFRHDRRLWMHNGFIDGFHLVKRDLVLAIDESLFPEIAGTTDSELLFYTALTFGLEQDPPGAVARAIGLVEQLGRARGVENPFQGTIATSDGETLWAFRYSSAGQSRSLFFNRTVPELRKLFPGREILQEASDDARLVVSEPIGDLPGAWVEMPESCYAVVRDGDDELREFSPRKP, from the coding sequence ATGTGTCGCTGGCTCGCGTATTCGGGCTCTCCCATGCTGCTCTCGCACGTGCTGTACACGCCGATGCACTCGATGATCGACCAGAGCCTGCACGCGAAGATGGGCGCCGAGCCGACCAACGGCGACGGCTTCGGCATCGGCTGGTACGACGACGCCGGTCCGGTCCCGGGCGTCTTCCGCAGCACCGAGCCGGCCTGGAACGACCAGAACCTGCGCGAGGTCAGCGGCCACGTCACCTCCCGGCTCTTCTTCGCGCACCTGCGCGCCGCGATCGGCTCGTCGGTGCAGCAGTCCAACTGCCACCCGTTCCGGCACGACCGGCGGCTGTGGATGCACAACGGCTTCATCGACGGCTTCCACCTGGTCAAGCGCGACCTGGTGCTGGCGATCGACGAGTCGCTCTTCCCCGAGATCGCCGGCACCACCGACTCCGAGCTGCTCTTCTACACCGCGCTCACCTTCGGGCTCGAACAGGACCCGCCCGGCGCGGTGGCCCGCGCGATCGGACTGGTGGAGCAGCTCGGCCGGGCCCGCGGCGTGGAGAACCCGTTCCAGGGCACGATCGCGACCAGCGACGGCGAGACGCTGTGGGCGTTCCGCTACTCCAGCGCCGGCCAGTCGCGGTCGCTGTTCTTCAACCGCACCGTGCCGGAACTGCGGAAGCTGTTTCCGGGCCGGGAGATCCTGCAGGAGGCGTCCGACGACGCGCGCCTCGTGGTCTCCGAGCCGATCGGCGACCTGCCCGGCGCCTGGGTCGAGATGCCCGAGTCGTGTTACGCGGTGGTGCGCGACGGTGACGACGAGCTCAGGGAGTTCTCGCCGCGCAAGCCGTAG
- a CDS encoding sigma-70 family RNA polymerase sigma factor: MSMSVRQEDPAPELVSAARAGDPRALDALVSASLPLVYNLVGRALRGHADVDDVVQETMLRVVRRIGDLERPESYRSWLVAIALRQARDQGARQRVATARTTRSEPGREHADRDSDFASVTVLRLGLTEQRRDVAEATRWLDPEDRELLSLWWLEESGHLARPELAHALGLSAPHAAVRVHRMKQQLDTARSVVRALRDVGRCEALGELAAGWDGTPNPLWRKRFARHVRDCAVCSARDRALVPVASLLRGLPLVPLPPTLLAAAAHGSASGHVAQPARTGHGGRRARPRRSGPKSLASSHPALITSVAVVAVAVAAYAVIPNAHPATTPTAGTQQASGIGLSSPSPSAEPTDTVTASASPAASASPSASPSKAARTSAAAVVVPATSAQTSSRKGVGVWTFTGQNQALAESGASWFYTWSTSAQGISAPHAGFVPMIWGSSSVTAGALAQAKQTTSCGCVLGFNEPDNGGQSNMTPAQALALWPQLQSTGLELGSPAVAAGGADSGGWLDQFMSGARQDGYRVDFITLHWYGSDFDPSAATGQLQSYIEAVYAKYHLPIWLTEFALISFSGGEQYPSESVQAAFLTQATAMLDKLSYVKRYAWFGLPATSALPNTGLFQAGPVITPVGAAFEAAQ; encoded by the coding sequence ATGTCGATGTCAGTCCGGCAGGAAGACCCCGCGCCCGAACTCGTCTCGGCCGCGCGCGCCGGCGACCCGCGCGCGCTCGACGCCCTGGTCTCGGCGTCGCTTCCGCTGGTCTACAACCTGGTGGGCCGGGCGCTGCGCGGCCACGCGGACGTGGACGACGTCGTGCAGGAGACGATGCTGCGGGTGGTGCGCCGGATCGGGGACCTGGAGCGGCCGGAGTCCTACCGGTCCTGGCTGGTGGCGATCGCGTTGCGCCAGGCCCGGGACCAGGGCGCACGGCAGCGGGTGGCCACGGCGCGCACGACGCGTTCCGAGCCGGGGCGCGAGCACGCCGACCGGGACTCGGACTTCGCCTCCGTCACGGTGCTGCGACTCGGGCTGACCGAGCAGCGGCGCGACGTGGCCGAGGCGACGCGCTGGCTGGACCCGGAGGACCGCGAGCTGCTCTCGCTGTGGTGGCTGGAGGAGAGCGGGCACCTCGCCCGGCCCGAGCTCGCCCACGCGCTGGGCCTGTCCGCGCCGCACGCGGCGGTGCGGGTGCACCGGATGAAGCAGCAGCTTGATACCGCGCGCTCGGTGGTCCGCGCGCTGCGGGACGTCGGCCGCTGCGAAGCGCTCGGCGAGCTGGCGGCTGGCTGGGACGGCACACCGAATCCCTTGTGGCGCAAGCGTTTCGCCCGGCACGTGCGCGACTGCGCGGTGTGCTCGGCACGGGACCGCGCGCTGGTGCCCGTGGCGAGCCTGCTGCGCGGGCTTCCGCTGGTGCCGCTGCCGCCGACGCTGCTGGCGGCCGCTGCTCACGGCAGTGCGAGCGGCCACGTCGCGCAGCCCGCGCGCACCGGCCACGGCGGGCGGCGGGCCAGGCCGCGGCGCTCGGGCCCGAAGTCGCTCGCGTCGAGCCATCCGGCGCTGATCACGAGCGTCGCCGTGGTCGCCGTGGCGGTGGCCGCGTACGCGGTGATCCCCAACGCCCACCCGGCGACGACGCCGACGGCGGGCACGCAGCAGGCCTCGGGGATCGGGCTCTCCTCGCCCAGCCCGTCCGCCGAGCCGACGGACACGGTGACGGCGAGCGCGAGCCCTGCTGCCTCGGCGTCGCCGTCCGCCAGTCCGAGCAAAGCGGCGCGCACCTCCGCGGCGGCCGTGGTCGTTCCGGCGACGAGCGCGCAGACGAGTTCACGCAAGGGCGTCGGCGTCTGGACCTTCACCGGCCAGAACCAGGCCCTGGCCGAGTCCGGCGCCTCCTGGTTCTACACGTGGTCAACCAGCGCTCAGGGCATATCCGCCCCGCACGCCGGCTTCGTGCCGATGATCTGGGGCAGCAGCAGCGTCACCGCCGGCGCGCTCGCCCAGGCGAAGCAGACCACGAGTTGCGGCTGCGTCCTCGGCTTCAACGAGCCGGACAACGGCGGCCAGTCGAACATGACGCCGGCTCAGGCGCTCGCGCTCTGGCCGCAACTGCAGTCGACCGGGCTGGAACTCGGCTCCCCCGCGGTCGCGGCGGGCGGCGCCGACTCCGGCGGGTGGCTGGACCAGTTCATGTCCGGCGCCCGGCAGGACGGCTACCGTGTCGACTTCATCACGCTGCACTGGTACGGCTCCGACTTCGACCCGAGCGCCGCGACCGGACAGCTGCAGTCGTACATCGAAGCGGTCTACGCCAAGTACCACCTGCCGATCTGGCTCACCGAGTTCGCGCTGATCAGCTTCTCCGGCGGCGAGCAGTATCCGAGCGAGTCGGTGCAGGCGGCGTTCCTGACCCAGGCCACGGCGATGCTCGACAAGCTCTCCTACGTCAAGCGCTACGCCTGGTTCGGCCTGCCCGCGACCAGCGCGCTGCCGAACACCGGGCTGTTCCAAGCCGGGCCGGTGATCACTCCGGTCGGCGCGGCGTTCGAGGCGGCGCAGTGA
- a CDS encoding DUF5947 family protein, giving the protein MTAVAAEATTALARAIRRPPVRDEAEERCDVCGVALSPTHRHLVDGQSGELQCACPACTVLFQRDASAAAGPPGTVGRFRLVPTRREQLPELPVDELAELGLPVGLAFIVAHPDGTALAHYPSPAGATRWDLDAADWRRVTERCPPLAALEPEVQALLLNTARGRHDHWIVPIDDCYRLVALIRREWRGLSGGTAVWPAIAGFFADLGERKDHG; this is encoded by the coding sequence GTGACGGCCGTCGCGGCCGAGGCCACGACCGCGCTGGCGCGGGCGATCCGCCGGCCGCCGGTCCGGGACGAGGCGGAGGAGCGCTGCGACGTGTGCGGCGTCGCGCTCTCCCCGACGCATCGTCACCTGGTGGACGGGCAGAGCGGGGAGCTGCAGTGCGCCTGCCCGGCGTGCACGGTGCTCTTCCAGCGGGACGCCTCGGCGGCGGCCGGCCCGCCCGGCACGGTGGGCCGCTTCCGGCTCGTGCCCACCCGGCGCGAGCAGCTGCCCGAGCTGCCGGTGGACGAGCTCGCCGAGCTCGGCCTGCCGGTGGGTCTGGCCTTCATCGTCGCCCACCCGGACGGCACGGCGCTGGCGCACTACCCGAGCCCGGCCGGCGCCACCCGCTGGGACCTGGACGCGGCGGACTGGCGGCGCGTCACCGAGCGCTGTCCGCCGCTCGCCGCGCTGGAGCCGGAGGTGCAGGCACTGCTGCTCAACACCGCGCGCGGGCGGCACGACCACTGGATCGTCCCGATCGACGACTGCTACCGCCTGGTCGCGCTGATCCGCCGGGAGTGGCGCGGCCTGTCCGGCGGGACCGCGGTGTGGCCGGCGATCGCGGGCTTCTTCGCAGACCTCGGAGAAAGGAAGGACCATGGCTGA
- a CDS encoding TetR/AcrR family transcriptional regulator gives MSEQQAPESSAAKPLRRDAAENRERLLRAAFDLFAEQGPEVGVNEIARRAGVGPGTLYRRFPTKEALIDELYEVVIDEMLAAVHQSLAGDVPGEALEQCLRRTGEIMAAHRGCLARLFATRPEGAAERGPEWWAAVEAMLVRAKGAGRVREDVSVQDVRLCLISLRCVVEETVAATPELWRRHLDLLLAGLRPMVEPG, from the coding sequence ATGAGCGAGCAGCAGGCGCCCGAATCCTCCGCCGCCAAGCCCCTTCGGCGGGACGCGGCGGAGAACCGGGAGCGCCTGCTGCGCGCCGCGTTCGACCTCTTCGCAGAACAGGGTCCGGAGGTCGGGGTGAACGAGATCGCCCGCCGCGCCGGGGTCGGCCCGGGCACCCTGTACCGCCGGTTCCCGACCAAAGAGGCGCTGATCGACGAGCTCTACGAGGTCGTCATCGACGAGATGCTCGCCGCCGTCCACCAGTCGCTGGCCGGGGACGTGCCGGGCGAGGCGCTGGAGCAGTGCCTGCGCCGCACCGGCGAGATCATGGCCGCCCACCGCGGCTGCCTCGCCCGGCTGTTCGCCACCCGCCCCGAGGGCGCCGCGGAGCGGGGGCCCGAATGGTGGGCGGCCGTGGAGGCCATGCTGGTGCGGGCGAAAGGCGCCGGCCGGGTGCGCGAGGATGTCTCGGTCCAGGACGTGCGGCTGTGCCTGATCAGCCTGCGCTGCGTGGTGGAGGAGACCGTCGCGGCCACCCCGGAGCTCTGGCGCCGCCACCTCGACCTACTGCTGGCGGGCCTGCGGCCGATGGTCGAACCCGGCTAG
- a CDS encoding NifU family protein: protein MAEAARRDPVSRSRLPDEEVRARLVRLEETLELIEKTPGPAGELALSAVAELAHIYGEALARAVDHAAAAQQPELLDALVRDELIDHLMVLHEIHPEPLEPRVERAIAQLRPAIEERGGRITLRGVEHDVATVELTVEGCGSTAQGMHDAVRQTVLDLAPELADVAVIAKRPPSTAAPAFVPLTKLTTQTTGANS from the coding sequence ATGGCTGAGGCGGCGCGGCGCGATCCGGTGAGCCGCTCCCGGCTGCCGGACGAGGAGGTCCGGGCCCGGCTCGTCCGGCTCGAGGAGACGCTCGAGCTGATCGAGAAGACGCCCGGGCCGGCCGGCGAGCTGGCGTTGTCGGCGGTCGCGGAGCTCGCCCACATCTACGGCGAGGCGCTGGCCCGCGCGGTCGACCACGCCGCGGCCGCGCAGCAGCCCGAACTGCTCGACGCCCTGGTGCGCGACGAGCTGATCGACCATCTGATGGTGCTGCACGAGATCCACCCTGAGCCGCTCGAGCCCCGGGTGGAGCGGGCCATCGCGCAGCTGCGCCCGGCGATCGAGGAGCGCGGCGGGCGGATCACGCTGCGCGGCGTCGAGCACGACGTGGCCACGGTGGAGCTCACCGTCGAGGGCTGCGGCTCGACGGCCCAGGGCATGCACGACGCCGTGCGCCAGACGGTGCTCGACCTCGCGCCGGAACTGGCCGACGTCGCGGTCATCGCGAAACGCCCGCCGTCCACGGCCGCGCCCGCCTTCGTGCCGTTGACCAAGCTGACCACGCAGACGACGGGCGCGAACTCGTGA
- the hypF gene encoding carbamoyltransferase HypF, which produces MTAEQRERRVVRVEGVVQGVGFRPFVYALAGRLGLDGLVGNDVDGVFIEVEGPEPRLAQFLSGLRLEAPALASVERVQWAPAPTTGTPGFSIVASAARGTRPAPIPADTATCADCLREVEDPADRRFRYPFTNCTDCGPRFTIVQGVPYDRPLTTMAGFPMCEACAAEYHDPADRRFHAQPTCCPACGPRLRFERDGAGDMGEPIAAAARLLRDGGVLAVKGLGGYHLAVLAADEEATAQLRRRKRREEKPFALMVADLAQARTLCRVDEVGAECLSCRQRPAVLLDRLPEARVASAVAPGNRHLALMLPYTALHHLLLREVGEALVLTSGNVSDEPIAHLDGDAAKRLAGIADAFLVHDRPIQTRTDDSVVRPLFGRPMMVRRSRGYVPDTVTLPVAADRPILACGGELKNTFCLARDRRAVVSHHIGDLENHETLRSYHQGIAHLRRLLDLDPAVIAHDLHPEYLSTKYALELAEGDERLTRVEVQHHHAHIASCLADNGECGPVIGVAFDGLGYGTDGTLWGGEFLLADLRSARRAAHLEPVPMPGGTSAIRQPWRMAAAYLDAAFGDEGAPVELAVLRRNEARWTQVVVLARAGLNAPLTSSAGRLFDAVGALLGLRDEISFEGQAAIALEQIADLDERGAYLLPVAEPAGAEEPLRLRGAELVRAAAVDVLAGVDPGVIAARFHHGVADAIARVCERLSEENGVRTVALSGGVFQNVLLTTGVVRRLEGAGLRVLTHRQVPANDGGISLGQAAVAAAQARGLIPREGHLTCL; this is translated from the coding sequence ATGACGGCGGAGCAGCGGGAACGGCGCGTGGTCAGGGTCGAGGGCGTGGTGCAGGGGGTCGGCTTCCGGCCGTTCGTCTACGCGCTCGCCGGGCGGCTGGGGCTGGACGGGCTGGTGGGCAACGACGTCGACGGGGTCTTCATCGAGGTCGAGGGGCCCGAGCCGCGGCTGGCGCAGTTCCTCAGCGGGCTGAGGCTCGAGGCCCCGGCGCTCGCCAGCGTCGAGCGCGTGCAATGGGCGCCCGCGCCGACGACCGGCACGCCCGGCTTCAGCATCGTGGCCAGCGCCGCGCGCGGAACGCGGCCCGCGCCCATCCCGGCGGACACCGCGACCTGTGCGGACTGCCTGCGCGAGGTCGAGGACCCGGCCGATCGCCGGTTCCGGTATCCGTTCACGAACTGCACCGACTGCGGGCCGCGCTTCACCATCGTCCAAGGCGTGCCCTACGACCGGCCGCTGACGACGATGGCCGGGTTCCCGATGTGTGAAGCCTGCGCGGCCGAGTACCACGATCCTGCGGATCGGCGCTTTCACGCCCAGCCGACCTGCTGTCCCGCCTGCGGTCCACGGCTGCGCTTCGAGCGCGACGGCGCCGGGGACATGGGCGAGCCGATCGCCGCGGCCGCCCGGCTGCTGCGCGACGGCGGCGTGCTCGCGGTCAAAGGGCTCGGCGGCTACCACCTCGCTGTACTCGCCGCGGACGAGGAGGCGACTGCGCAGCTCCGACGCCGCAAGCGCCGCGAGGAGAAGCCGTTCGCGCTCATGGTCGCGGATCTCGCGCAGGCTCGGACCTTGTGCCGCGTCGATGAGGTCGGCGCGGAGTGTCTGAGCTGCCGTCAGCGTCCTGCGGTGCTGCTCGATCGCCTGCCCGAGGCGCGGGTGGCGTCGGCAGTGGCTCCGGGCAATCGGCACCTCGCGCTGATGCTGCCGTACACTGCGCTGCACCACCTGCTGCTGCGCGAAGTCGGCGAGGCGCTCGTCCTCACGAGTGGAAACGTCTCCGATGAGCCGATCGCGCACCTCGACGGGGACGCGGCCAAGCGGCTGGCCGGCATCGCCGACGCGTTCCTTGTGCACGATCGGCCGATCCAGACCCGCACCGACGACTCCGTCGTCAGGCCCCTGTTCGGCCGCCCGATGATGGTCCGCCGGTCACGCGGCTACGTCCCGGATACGGTGACCCTGCCGGTGGCGGCCGATCGCCCGATCCTGGCGTGCGGGGGCGAGTTGAAGAACACGTTCTGCCTAGCCCGGGACCGGCGCGCCGTCGTCTCGCACCACATCGGCGATCTGGAGAACCACGAGACGCTCCGCTCCTACCACCAGGGCATCGCTCATCTGCGTCGCCTGCTCGACCTCGACCCCGCCGTGATCGCCCACGACCTGCACCCGGAGTATCTGTCCACGAAGTACGCGCTCGAACTCGCCGAGGGCGACGAGCGGCTGACCCGGGTCGAGGTGCAGCACCATCACGCGCACATCGCCTCCTGCCTCGCGGACAACGGCGAGTGCGGCCCGGTGATCGGCGTCGCCTTCGACGGGCTCGGATACGGCACCGACGGCACGCTGTGGGGCGGCGAGTTTCTGCTCGCGGACCTGCGCTCGGCGCGGCGCGCGGCCCACCTCGAGCCGGTGCCGATGCCGGGAGGCACCTCGGCGATCCGGCAGCCGTGGCGGATGGCCGCCGCGTACCTCGACGCCGCGTTCGGTGACGAGGGGGCGCCGGTCGAACTCGCGGTACTGCGCCGCAACGAGGCCCGGTGGACGCAGGTCGTCGTGTTGGCGCGGGCCGGGTTGAACGCGCCGCTGACGTCGAGTGCCGGCCGCCTGTTCGACGCGGTCGGCGCGCTCCTCGGGCTGCGCGACGAGATCAGTTTCGAAGGCCAGGCCGCGATCGCGCTCGAACAGATCGCCGACCTCGATGAGCGGGGCGCCTACCTGTTACCGGTGGCCGAGCCCGCCGGAGCGGAGGAACCGCTGAGACTGCGCGGCGCGGAACTCGTGCGCGCGGCGGCGGTGGACGTGCTGGCCGGGGTCGATCCCGGCGTCATCGCAGCCCGCTTCCACCACGGCGTCGCGGACGCGATCGCACGGGTCTGCGAGCGGCTGAGCGAGGAGAACGGCGTGCGGACCGTCGCGCTGTCGGGCGGCGTGTTCCAGAACGTGCTGCTGACCACCGGCGTCGTGCGGCGGCTCGAAGGCGCCGGCCTGCGGGTGCTGACGCACCGGCAGGTGCCCGCGAACGACGGCGGGATCAGCCTGGGCCAGGCGGCCGTCGCGGCAGCGCAGGCCCGAGGGCTGATCCCGCGGGAGGGGCACCTCACATGCCTCTGA